A window of Synechococcus sp. MEDNS5 contains these coding sequences:
- a CDS encoding GH116 family glycosyl hydrolase yields the protein MAPLGLSALRSLLRRSSRPQAWTPPEASWSRPFGLGWDQPYTVRYASNLDDGPWHGMPLGGFGAGCIGRSSRGDFNLWHLDGGEHWYGTIPDCQFALFESNGSSKRAHALAVKPEADASRPNSGEPLAAWDWYPASTPELSTGTYAARYPLSWTRYEGVYDAEVSCEAFSPILPGDYQRTSYPVAVFRWTLRNPTDQPLDLSLLLTWRNTVGWFFNTDPSAEVHFRDDGSPEHNYAPAIGQGEGQRNRWLDQEGVRGIVLEGQRSEPIGEGQGQWCLAVPDTLEGVEVMRCSRWDPTGDGQELWQPFAAEGRIPNSNNDRSSRAGEQASAAIALTFTLAPGESRDIPIVMSWDLPVTAFATGVRDLRRYTDFFGADGCNAAALATEALRDWRHWREQIDAWQAPVLARKELPEALRMALFNELYDLASGGSLWTAASGKDPHGRFGVLECLDYAWYESLDVRLYGSFALLQLWPELDKAVLRSFARAIPAADATQRPIGWYFTQGRGRVEADRKVEGATPHDLGAPNEVPFDATNYTAYQDCNLWKDLASDFVLQVWRTFKLAPTGEDLTFLADCWPAAVQALHYLKRFDVNNDGLPDNGGAPDQTFDDWPLKGVSAYCGALWIAALEAALAMAQRLQQELGLDTGSDQHTFSAWLEQSRINFDRLLWNGEYYDIDAESGTPVVMADQLCGDFYARLLGLEPVVSEANSRSTLNAVKESCFEKFQGGSLGVANGLRRDGTPLDPNGTHPLEVWTGINFGIASYYRLMGEGQTAEAICSAVVHQVYGGGLQFRTPEAITAVNTFRACHYLRAMAIWGLWATHTDWQRIPGAERG from the coding sequence ATGGCTCCCCTTGGTCTGTCTGCCCTGCGCTCGCTCCTGCGCCGCAGTTCCCGGCCGCAGGCCTGGACGCCGCCTGAGGCCAGTTGGAGCCGGCCGTTCGGTTTGGGCTGGGATCAGCCCTACACGGTGCGTTACGCCAGCAATCTTGATGACGGCCCATGGCACGGCATGCCCCTCGGGGGCTTTGGTGCTGGCTGCATCGGCCGCAGCTCCCGCGGTGACTTCAACCTCTGGCACCTCGATGGTGGAGAGCACTGGTATGGCACGATCCCCGACTGCCAATTCGCCCTGTTCGAAAGCAACGGCAGCAGCAAACGGGCCCACGCTTTGGCCGTGAAGCCCGAGGCGGATGCCTCACGCCCCAACAGCGGTGAGCCCCTGGCTGCCTGGGATTGGTATCCCGCCAGCACGCCTGAGCTCAGCACCGGCACCTATGCCGCCCGCTATCCCCTGAGCTGGACCCGTTATGAGGGCGTGTACGACGCCGAGGTGAGCTGCGAGGCCTTCAGCCCAATCCTTCCAGGCGACTACCAACGCACCAGTTATCCGGTGGCCGTGTTCCGCTGGACCCTGCGCAATCCCACCGATCAACCGTTGGATCTGTCGTTGCTGCTGACTTGGCGCAACACCGTGGGATGGTTTTTCAACACCGACCCCTCGGCAGAGGTGCACTTCCGCGACGACGGCAGCCCTGAGCACAACTACGCGCCGGCGATCGGCCAGGGCGAAGGACAGCGCAACCGTTGGTTGGATCAAGAGGGTGTGCGCGGCATCGTGCTGGAGGGCCAGCGCAGTGAGCCCATCGGCGAGGGGCAGGGGCAGTGGTGTCTGGCGGTGCCGGACACGCTGGAGGGCGTTGAAGTAATGCGCTGCAGCCGCTGGGACCCCACGGGCGATGGCCAGGAGCTCTGGCAACCGTTCGCTGCGGAGGGCCGCATTCCCAACAGCAACAACGACCGCTCCAGCCGTGCGGGTGAGCAGGCCAGTGCAGCGATCGCCCTCACGTTCACCCTGGCTCCCGGGGAATCCCGCGACATCCCGATTGTGATGAGCTGGGATCTGCCGGTCACCGCCTTCGCGACTGGTGTGCGTGATCTGCGCCGCTACACCGACTTTTTTGGAGCCGATGGTTGCAATGCTGCGGCGTTGGCAACGGAAGCGCTGCGCGACTGGCGCCATTGGCGTGAGCAGATCGATGCCTGGCAGGCACCGGTGCTGGCGCGCAAGGAGCTGCCGGAAGCGTTGCGTATGGCTCTTTTCAATGAGCTTTACGACCTGGCCAGTGGCGGAAGTCTCTGGACCGCGGCATCGGGCAAGGATCCCCACGGTCGCTTCGGGGTGCTCGAGTGTCTCGACTACGCCTGGTATGAAAGTTTGGATGTGCGGCTGTATGGCTCCTTTGCCTTGCTGCAGCTCTGGCCAGAACTCGACAAGGCCGTGTTGCGCAGTTTTGCTCGAGCGATCCCGGCGGCGGATGCCACCCAGCGGCCGATCGGTTGGTATTTCACCCAGGGGCGCGGCCGCGTGGAAGCCGATCGCAAAGTGGAGGGGGCCACGCCGCATGACCTGGGGGCTCCCAATGAGGTGCCCTTTGATGCCACCAACTACACGGCGTATCAGGATTGCAATCTCTGGAAAGACCTCGCCAGTGATTTTGTGCTGCAGGTGTGGCGCACCTTCAAGCTCGCACCCACCGGCGAAGACCTCACGTTTCTGGCTGACTGCTGGCCTGCGGCAGTGCAGGCCTTGCACTACCTGAAGCGTTTTGATGTCAACAACGACGGCTTACCCGACAACGGAGGTGCTCCCGACCAGACATTCGACGACTGGCCTCTGAAGGGGGTGAGTGCTTATTGCGGGGCGTTGTGGATCGCCGCGCTTGAAGCCGCTCTGGCCATGGCCCAAAGGCTGCAGCAGGAGCTGGGGCTGGACACGGGCAGCGATCAGCACACCTTCAGCGCCTGGCTTGAGCAGTCGCGCATCAACTTTGATCGTTTGCTCTGGAATGGCGAGTACTACGACATCGATGCCGAGAGCGGCACGCCGGTGGTGATGGCCGATCAGCTCTGCGGGGACTTCTATGCCCGCCTGCTGGGGCTGGAGCCGGTGGTGAGTGAGGCCAACAGCCGCAGCACGCTCAATGCGGTGAAGGAGAGCTGCTTTGAGAAGTTCCAGGGCGGCAGCCTCGGTGTCGCCAATGGCCTGCGCCGGGATGGCACGCCCTTGGATCCCAATGGCACCCATCCGCTGGAGGTGTGGACGGGCATCAACTTCGGCATCGCCAGCTATTACCGCTTGATGGGCGAAGGGCAAACCGCAGAAGCGATCTGCTCAGCGGTGGTACATCAGGTGTATGGCGGTGGTCTGCAGTTCCGCACGCCGGAGGCGATCACAGCGGTGAACACTTTCCGGGCGTGTCACTACCTGCGGGCGATGGCGATCTGGGGGCTGTGGGCGACGCACACCGACTGGCAACGGATTCCCGGTGCTGAGAGGGGCTAG
- a CDS encoding sulfotransferase, with product MHPFQRCSDQLVAGGCIRPSVLIQALRLYEPHWRCGLNGVIPVLSGLVLEPLAWLQAALYARRLAQIQPPNDPVVVIGHWRSGTTYLHQLLASDPAAATARNAFTVAPQVALLLKPLIVGFLNRVMSVHRPIDAVPWSALDPQEDELGLVRLTLDTNMAGVAFPRCYPRCFRRYVLASTAAFKRELARFTKLTWLHDGAGKTHLVIKNSAHTARVPLLLQLYPNARFVLLKRDPIASIRSLVQVKQRLGGLMGFQAVPDQVQQVEETVAAHAELMAAFEASRAQIPPGQLVEVAYTDLMASPITTVERIYRDLGIAGWQQARSSIQARVAQAVNYRPSPVQLNPAAEQRLQELIAQQPPHS from the coding sequence ATGCACCCTTTCCAGCGTTGTTCCGATCAGCTTGTTGCCGGGGGATGCATCAGGCCTTCGGTCCTGATCCAGGCGCTCCGTCTCTATGAGCCCCACTGGCGTTGTGGGTTGAATGGTGTGATCCCCGTTCTCTCTGGATTGGTGCTCGAGCCTTTGGCATGGCTCCAGGCTGCACTGTATGCCAGGCGATTAGCGCAGATTCAGCCTCCGAATGATCCTGTTGTTGTGATCGGACATTGGCGCAGTGGTACCACCTACCTGCATCAGCTGCTGGCGTCGGATCCGGCTGCGGCCACGGCGAGGAATGCGTTCACTGTGGCTCCGCAGGTGGCCCTCCTTTTGAAGCCTTTGATCGTGGGCTTCTTGAATCGGGTCATGAGCGTGCATCGTCCAATCGATGCGGTGCCTTGGTCGGCGCTGGATCCACAGGAGGACGAACTCGGTTTGGTCCGACTCACGTTGGACACCAACATGGCCGGAGTGGCGTTCCCACGTTGTTACCCCAGGTGTTTTCGCCGTTATGTGCTGGCCTCCACGGCAGCCTTCAAGCGTGAGCTTGCGCGGTTCACCAAGCTCACCTGGCTGCATGACGGGGCTGGGAAGACCCATCTCGTGATTAAAAATTCAGCCCATACAGCGCGTGTTCCCTTGCTCTTGCAGTTGTATCCCAATGCTCGTTTTGTGTTGCTCAAGCGCGATCCAATCGCGTCGATTCGCTCCCTGGTGCAGGTGAAGCAGCGCTTGGGGGGGCTGATGGGGTTTCAGGCTGTGCCTGATCAGGTGCAACAGGTTGAGGAAACCGTGGCCGCCCACGCCGAGCTGATGGCCGCCTTTGAGGCGTCCCGCGCGCAGATCCCTCCTGGGCAGTTGGTGGAGGTGGCCTACACCGATCTGATGGCATCACCCATCACAACCGTTGAGAGGATTTATCGAGACCTTGGAATCGCTGGCTGGCAGCAGGCCCGATCTTCAATTCAGGCGCGAGTGGCCCAGGCGGTGAACTATCGCCCCTCCCCCGTGCAGTTGAATCCCGCGGCGGAGCAGCGGTTGCAGGAGCTGATCGCCCAACAACCGCCGCATTCCTGA
- a CDS encoding helix-turn-helix domain-containing protein, with translation MSRKGQIAKAIGFPRHQSFAWSASFRSASELASHLKRLGKAYEAIQLSQGRLAGRISCTNFNSITILEISSNQCLLLNGDRGPDFMSFCLESSGVADDHKTHAVAVPKYSINGFKANLKESHFQLTANSTTYFVITSANRINSILKQCDAEQLREQFLLCNSAQIGPSQHHKLKILLQQSINNTASNLSNPQQTGNSIISHFLDSLASTKDTNYHPLALTQRQLLVKNFIQLGFDRGNENLRLDDISKQLFCSRRTLIQGTKDTFDMGPMELFKTIRLEQANWMLRNKEARAEASLQSVSDIAKHFNFYSRGHFARAYQNLFHENPRQTLQENAT, from the coding sequence ATGAGCCGTAAGGGACAGATCGCGAAGGCCATAGGCTTCCCGCGACATCAATCGTTTGCCTGGTCTGCCTCCTTCCGATCAGCAAGCGAACTGGCCTCCCACTTGAAGCGCCTCGGCAAAGCCTATGAGGCAATTCAACTGAGCCAAGGGCGATTAGCGGGCCGAATCAGTTGCACCAATTTCAATTCGATCACCATTCTTGAAATCAGCAGCAATCAATGCTTGCTGCTGAATGGAGATCGCGGGCCCGATTTCATGAGCTTCTGCCTGGAATCATCAGGAGTGGCCGACGACCACAAAACACATGCCGTAGCCGTACCCAAATACTCAATTAACGGATTCAAAGCAAACCTAAAGGAGTCACATTTTCAACTTACAGCAAATTCAACAACTTATTTCGTAATCACGTCAGCCAACAGAATCAATTCCATTCTAAAGCAATGCGATGCAGAACAACTAAGAGAACAATTCCTACTTTGCAACAGTGCTCAAATCGGCCCAAGCCAACATCATAAACTCAAAATCTTGCTTCAGCAGTCAATCAACAATACAGCATCAAATCTATCCAATCCACAACAAACCGGAAATTCAATAATCAGCCATTTTCTTGACTCACTTGCGAGCACAAAAGATACTAACTATCATCCACTTGCACTAACTCAACGCCAATTACTTGTTAAAAATTTCATCCAACTTGGATTTGATCGTGGAAATGAAAACCTAAGACTAGACGACATCAGCAAACAACTTTTTTGCTCAAGACGTACTCTAATCCAAGGCACAAAAGACACCTTCGACATGGGTCCAATGGAGCTCTTCAAAACCATCCGCCTCGAACAAGCGAATTGGATGCTGCGCAACAAAGAAGCAAGAGCCGAGGCTTCACTTCAGAGCGTTTCAGATATCGCTAAACATTTTAATTTTTATAGTCGCGGACATTTCGCCAGGGCCTATCAAAATCTCTTCCATGAAAACCCTAGGCAAACATTGCAAGAGAATGCAACTTGA
- a CDS encoding neuromedin U, which produces MAALKVLAFSPLCWLVAGALLGPSVSAQVTDQPLVADPADFDFTPLLLTEATIAQNGADQSQSGTGNEPVSVTPGESKAKEEGSLAKAAQNPIASLISLPIQWNSTPSTQWAPNVTIPSPDPSLPPYRTNFKANQTQNVVNVQPVIPFKVSEGLTLVTRTIVPFISQPWARGTSIQSLGDINPSVFFVPTLKGNFTVGVGPTMVIPSATDNRLSSKRWSAGPTGVLVYTKGPIVAGGLINNIWSFSGEAGRDVNKMLIQPFLNYNLPKGWYLTSSPIITANWNQAENKGWTVPVGAGVGRVFVLGTQPVNASLSAYYNAVKPEVAGQTLIGDWTFRAQVQFLFPAGG; this is translated from the coding sequence ATGGCGGCATTGAAGGTTTTGGCGTTCTCGCCTCTCTGCTGGCTCGTGGCAGGAGCGTTGCTGGGTCCTTCTGTCAGCGCACAGGTCACTGACCAGCCTCTCGTCGCCGATCCGGCGGATTTTGATTTCACTCCCCTGCTTCTGACCGAAGCAACCATTGCTCAGAATGGTGCGGATCAGTCTCAGTCTGGTACAGGAAATGAGCCTGTCTCTGTGACGCCTGGAGAATCGAAGGCGAAGGAAGAAGGGTCTCTCGCCAAGGCAGCGCAGAATCCAATTGCGAGCTTGATCAGTCTTCCGATTCAATGGAATTCCACGCCTTCAACCCAGTGGGCTCCAAATGTCACAATCCCATCTCCTGATCCTTCTCTTCCCCCCTATCGCACCAACTTCAAGGCGAATCAAACGCAAAATGTTGTCAATGTGCAGCCTGTCATTCCCTTCAAGGTGAGTGAGGGGTTGACGCTGGTGACACGCACGATTGTTCCCTTCATCTCTCAGCCATGGGCTCGGGGTACATCCATTCAGTCATTGGGGGATATCAATCCCTCTGTCTTCTTCGTGCCAACCCTGAAGGGTAATTTCACCGTTGGCGTTGGGCCAACGATGGTGATTCCATCGGCAACTGACAATCGCCTTAGCTCGAAGCGTTGGAGTGCGGGGCCGACAGGTGTTCTTGTTTATACAAAGGGGCCAATTGTTGCCGGTGGTTTGATCAATAATATTTGGTCGTTTTCAGGAGAAGCTGGTCGCGATGTGAATAAGATGTTGATTCAACCTTTTCTGAATTACAACCTACCGAAGGGTTGGTACCTCACCAGCTCTCCCATCATTACTGCCAACTGGAATCAAGCTGAAAACAAAGGTTGGACTGTTCCGGTCGGGGCTGGTGTTGGTCGTGTTTTCGTTTTAGGGACGCAACCTGTGAATGCATCGCTGAGTGCCTATTACAATGCAGTCAAGCCTGAGGTAGCTGGACAAACTCTCATTGGAGATTGGACATTCCGCGCTCAGGTTCAATTCCTTTTCCCAGCGGGAGGGTGA
- a CDS encoding outer membrane protein, whose amino-acid sequence MPSPTQESEIGSMPMAPLVLSQSIDEESGEESDEEQNLEDAWRVYLDLYAFLVPTTYTTTEVNGNRTNSALPLSDVINTLDEALTFKAQVEYGRIGFMAGVYHGSLSDSQSASFYNETSNPLRNRLDLPSRLRKRTLRVEGDLDLEVDANQTVVDLAFRYRGGAIQKPRMEKGSSSFIGLVGARIIDANIRTNFTLNNESTLSVEGRRVNRELTRELKKSSSESYGNTWAQPLIGVFGTYAISEDWQAFAYLDAGGFGLSGEQDLSGTAQAGIAYALGNSAQISLSYKYFGLDYAGGGGNSYSVDQSGVNLGLRWLFD is encoded by the coding sequence ATGCCCTCACCAACGCAAGAGTCGGAGATCGGCTCGATGCCCATGGCGCCATTGGTCCTGAGCCAGAGCATCGACGAGGAGAGCGGTGAAGAGAGCGATGAAGAGCAGAATCTTGAAGATGCTTGGCGGGTGTATCTCGATCTCTACGCCTTCTTGGTGCCCACCACCTACACAACCACAGAGGTGAATGGCAACAGAACGAACTCAGCGCTTCCACTGTCGGATGTCATCAACACACTGGATGAGGCACTCACCTTTAAAGCCCAGGTGGAGTACGGCCGCATCGGATTCATGGCCGGTGTGTACCACGGCAGCCTGTCAGACAGCCAATCTGCTTCCTTCTACAACGAAACCAGCAACCCCTTACGCAACCGACTGGATCTTCCGAGTCGCCTTCGAAAACGCACTCTGCGCGTCGAAGGCGATCTGGATTTGGAGGTTGATGCCAATCAAACAGTCGTCGATCTGGCCTTCCGGTACCGGGGAGGAGCGATTCAAAAACCACGAATGGAGAAAGGCAGCAGCAGTTTCATTGGCCTGGTGGGAGCCCGAATCATCGATGCCAACATTCGCACCAACTTCACGCTGAACAACGAATCAACCCTCTCCGTAGAGGGACGACGCGTCAACAGAGAGCTAACCCGTGAGCTGAAGAAATCCTCAAGTGAAAGTTACGGCAACACCTGGGCGCAACCACTGATTGGTGTCTTTGGCACCTATGCCATCAGTGAAGACTGGCAAGCCTTTGCCTACCTCGATGCAGGCGGATTCGGTCTGAGCGGAGAGCAGGATCTGAGTGGAACCGCCCAGGCAGGCATTGCCTATGCCCTGGGGAACTCAGCTCAGATCTCTCTTTCCTACAAGTATTTCGGCCTCGATTACGCCGGAGGCGGTGGCAACTCCTACAGCGTTGATCAAAGCGGCGTGAACCTAGGCCTGCGCTGGCTATTTGATTGA
- a CDS encoding NAD(P)/FAD-dependent oxidoreductase, whose product MARSVDVVVVGGGFAGITAARDLQKRGFNVLVLEARDRLGGRTWSADRNGFHVELGGTWVHWTQPFVWAEKVRYGLEVQETPGCVAERVAIKIDGQVQELQEAQLGEFVEGFERFFAEAKGVWERPYDVHHCWDAVCERDGLTVADRLNALDLTPLQRTSIGGFLEILCMNQPQNGSYVEMMRCWSLTGWNYELFNDTAARYKFTHGTGALVEAMVADGGFDVALNTPVRSVQQSSEGVCVTTESGEQVMAKRAVVTIPLNVLHSVEFEPPLSDVKLEASRLKHVGGGYKVFFEVEGDPGAVMTLSRSTDSPLIGSFTYKRGEQHSVLAGFSLEPGALDKSVQEWQVVLEEFIPGVQLLSTFGHDWGADNLSQGSWATYRPGTIARFSDELPRQEGHVFFASGDHAQGWRGFIEGAIASGSRTAVTVAESIK is encoded by the coding sequence ATGGCTCGATCTGTTGATGTGGTTGTGGTTGGCGGTGGTTTCGCCGGAATCACAGCAGCCCGTGATCTGCAAAAACGGGGTTTCAATGTGCTCGTCTTGGAAGCGCGTGACCGCTTGGGTGGGCGCACCTGGAGTGCCGATCGCAATGGCTTTCATGTCGAGCTTGGCGGCACCTGGGTGCATTGGACCCAACCCTTCGTATGGGCCGAGAAGGTGCGTTATGGCCTCGAGGTGCAGGAGACTCCAGGCTGTGTTGCTGAGCGGGTGGCGATCAAGATTGACGGCCAGGTTCAGGAGCTGCAGGAGGCGCAGTTGGGTGAATTCGTGGAGGGTTTTGAACGCTTTTTCGCTGAAGCGAAGGGCGTTTGGGAGCGTCCCTACGACGTGCACCATTGCTGGGATGCGGTGTGTGAACGTGATGGCCTGACCGTTGCTGATCGTCTGAACGCACTTGATCTCACGCCCCTGCAGCGCACCAGCATTGGCGGATTTCTGGAGATCCTCTGCATGAATCAACCGCAGAATGGCTCCTATGTGGAGATGATGCGCTGCTGGTCGCTCACCGGTTGGAATTACGAGCTGTTCAACGACACCGCCGCCCGTTACAAGTTCACGCATGGCACGGGTGCTCTGGTGGAGGCGATGGTTGCTGACGGTGGGTTTGATGTGGCCTTGAATACGCCTGTCAGATCCGTTCAGCAATCCAGTGAGGGCGTTTGTGTCACCACAGAGTCGGGGGAACAGGTGATGGCCAAACGCGCCGTGGTGACCATTCCGTTGAATGTGCTGCACAGCGTGGAGTTTGAACCACCTCTTTCTGATGTGAAGTTGGAAGCCTCCCGGCTTAAGCACGTTGGCGGTGGATACAAAGTGTTTTTTGAAGTGGAAGGTGATCCTGGTGCGGTGATGACCTTGTCGCGTTCCACTGATTCACCGCTCATCGGCAGCTTTACCTACAAACGAGGAGAACAGCACTCCGTGCTGGCTGGTTTCAGTCTGGAACCTGGAGCTCTGGACAAGTCGGTTCAGGAGTGGCAAGTGGTGCTGGAGGAGTTCATCCCCGGCGTGCAGTTGCTGTCCACCTTTGGTCACGACTGGGGAGCAGATAATCTGTCCCAAGGGAGTTGGGCGACCTACCGGCCAGGAACAATTGCTCGTTTTTCAGACGAGCTGCCGCGTCAGGAAGGCCATGTCTTCTTTGCCTCTGGCGACCATGCCCAGGGATGGCGCGGATTCATTGAAGGAGCCATTGCCAGTGGCTCCCGCACGGCTGTGACGGTGGCTGAATCAATCAAATAG
- a CDS encoding DUF1254 domain-containing protein → MKRFTRLQLVLASALLVAGSGVVLKANSLIPKGYNTPIPGDVLTPDSVQTRIGTFNYFDGFPDDETMRKARRQVDLGRGVQTFLNFIPAASLEMLYVGHRDGYGLKPNRDIGLFEELMSSTSLWLTGNTDTVYASAFLDLSEGPVVVEVPPGTGPGTVNDAFFRFVVDMGGPGPDKGKGGKYLILGPGQEAPASTEGYFVARTPSKINWLILRGFLDQQGKPDTAKAAFMNGLKVYRFAERNNPPANTFTNLTGSDVNTIHANDFKFYEELNDVIQREPSEVFSPELLGMASAIGIQKGKLFKPSKEQKALLTEAVAIGNATARSILFAPQDPKAYIYPGKAGYWQTGFPGGNHDYVVNGGKGGRDMDGRSLFFYLATVNTPAMVLELPGVGSQYAFSSRDSSGAYLDGSKNYKLNIPANPPAKRFWSFVVYDPQTRSMLQSKEMPYPSKNNKRNPEMAKNADGSIDLYFGPEAPAGKEANWVKTVPGKGWFGIFRLYGPGQEWFDRSWKLGAIEKT, encoded by the coding sequence ATGAAACGCTTCACCCGCCTTCAGCTTGTTCTCGCTTCCGCTCTGCTCGTAGCCGGAAGTGGGGTTGTTCTCAAAGCCAACAGCCTCATTCCCAAGGGCTACAACACGCCAATCCCTGGGGATGTGTTGACGCCGGATTCGGTTCAAACCCGAATCGGCACATTCAATTATTTCGATGGTTTCCCCGATGATGAAACCATGCGCAAGGCACGCCGTCAGGTCGACCTTGGTCGTGGTGTTCAGACATTCCTGAACTTCATTCCTGCAGCATCCCTCGAGATGCTCTACGTCGGTCACCGTGATGGCTATGGCTTGAAGCCGAATCGAGACATCGGGTTGTTCGAAGAGCTGATGAGCTCCACATCCCTCTGGCTCACTGGGAACACCGACACGGTGTACGCCTCAGCCTTTTTGGATCTCAGTGAAGGTCCTGTTGTGGTTGAAGTTCCCCCGGGTACAGGGCCTGGAACTGTCAATGATGCCTTCTTCCGTTTTGTTGTTGATATGGGCGGCCCTGGTCCAGATAAAGGCAAGGGCGGCAAGTATTTGATCCTTGGCCCTGGTCAGGAAGCTCCGGCTAGCACGGAGGGCTATTTCGTGGCCAGAACCCCGAGCAAGATCAACTGGCTGATCCTTCGGGGCTTCCTCGATCAGCAAGGCAAGCCCGATACAGCAAAAGCGGCATTCATGAATGGCCTCAAGGTGTATCGCTTCGCTGAAAGGAACAACCCTCCTGCCAACACGTTCACGAACCTTACCGGTTCAGACGTGAACACGATCCATGCCAATGACTTCAAGTTCTACGAAGAACTCAATGATGTGATCCAGCGTGAGCCCTCGGAGGTGTTCTCTCCTGAACTCCTGGGGATGGCTTCAGCAATCGGTATTCAGAAAGGGAAGCTGTTTAAGCCATCGAAGGAACAAAAAGCACTGCTGACTGAAGCAGTTGCCATCGGTAATGCCACGGCACGTTCGATTCTGTTTGCTCCGCAGGATCCCAAGGCCTATATCTATCCCGGTAAAGCCGGCTACTGGCAAACCGGCTTCCCAGGCGGAAACCATGACTATGTCGTTAATGGCGGCAAAGGTGGGCGTGACATGGATGGACGCAGCCTGTTCTTCTATCTCGCCACAGTGAATACTCCGGCGATGGTGCTGGAACTTCCTGGTGTGGGTTCGCAGTACGCCTTCAGTTCTCGGGACAGTAGTGGTGCCTATCTGGATGGTTCCAAAAACTACAAACTCAACATTCCTGCCAATCCCCCTGCGAAGAGGTTCTGGTCGTTTGTTGTTTACGACCCGCAAACCCGCTCCATGTTGCAGAGCAAGGAAATGCCCTACCCCAGCAAAAACAACAAGCGCAATCCCGAGATGGCCAAGAATGCCGACGGCAGCATTGATCTGTATTTCGGCCCTGAAGCCCCTGCTGGGAAAGAGGCCAACTGGGTGAAGACGGTCCCAGGAAAGGGTTGGTTCGGCATCTTCCGTCTTTACGGCCCAGGTCAGGAGTGGTTTGACCGCTCCTGGAAGCTGGGAGCGATTGAAAAAACCTGA